In one Halorhodospira halophila genomic region, the following are encoded:
- a CDS encoding helix-turn-helix domain-containing protein: MTDETGQDDSDGARPRADAPDDAGDKGARPSPGQQLRRAREAQGRTVRAVGSSLNLSADRVTALEEDDDERLPPPTFVRGYLRAYARLVELDPEAVVEAYNRRRGSDPASEERAVGNVGAVEPRPAGRRRRRWLPLMLLVLLLAVAVVMTAILLDGGEPEPTGPGEDGAQAREASAAQVGTPVAGVPWTSMESE; encoded by the coding sequence ATGACTGATGAAACGGGGCAGGACGACAGCGACGGGGCGCGGCCCCGGGCCGATGCCCCGGATGATGCCGGGGACAAGGGCGCCCGGCCGTCGCCGGGGCAGCAACTGCGCCGCGCCCGTGAGGCGCAGGGGCGTACCGTGCGTGCGGTGGGGTCGAGTCTCAACCTGTCGGCGGACCGGGTGACGGCCCTCGAGGAAGATGACGACGAACGTCTGCCGCCGCCAACCTTCGTGCGCGGTTACCTACGCGCCTATGCGCGCCTGGTCGAACTCGATCCCGAGGCGGTGGTCGAGGCGTACAACCGGCGCCGGGGCAGCGATCCGGCCAGCGAGGAGCGGGCCGTGGGCAATGTGGGAGCCGTTGAGCCCCGACCGGCCGGGCGCCGCCGGCGGCGCTGGTTGCCGTTGATGCTCCTTGTGCTGCTGCTCGCCGTGGCCGTGGTGATGACCGCAATCCTGCTCGATGGTGGCGAGCCGGAACCGACAGGCCCGGGCGAGGACGGTGCACAGGCCCGGGAGGCCTCCGCCGCGCAGGTGGGCACGCCGGTCGCCGGTGTGCCTTGGACGTCGATGGAGTCGGAGTAG